From one Streptomyces sp. NBC_01478 genomic stretch:
- a CDS encoding VOC family protein, with protein MAIAKLGAVVLDCPDPRALAGFYAGLLGGTVDGEGDWVDLRVPGGQSLAFQEAPGHVPPKWPASGDSQQFHLDLTVEDLDAAEKGVLALGARPLDTEDRSRAWRVYADPAGHPFCLCAC; from the coding sequence ATGGCCATCGCCAAGCTGGGTGCCGTCGTCCTGGACTGTCCCGACCCCCGCGCGCTCGCCGGTTTCTACGCCGGGCTCCTGGGCGGCACCGTGGACGGCGAGGGCGACTGGGTGGACCTGAGAGTGCCCGGCGGGCAGTCGCTGGCGTTCCAGGAGGCACCGGGGCACGTACCGCCGAAGTGGCCCGCGTCCGGCGACTCCCAGCAGTTCCATCTCGACCTGACCGTCGAGGACCTGGACGCGGCCGAGAAGGGCGTCCTGGCGCTGGGCGCGAGGCCGCTGGACACCGAGGACCGCTCGCGTGCCTGGCGTGTGTACGCCGACCCGGCGGGGCACCCGTTCTGCCTCTGCGCCTGCTGA
- a CDS encoding VOC family protein has translation MSAVARFRSTVIDCPDPLALAAFYAGILGGTPRAADDEWVVLDIPAGPRIAFQRVEGYVPPEWPRADRPQQFHLDFDAGSTWAEIEAAESAVLALGARELERQDKEDFRVYADPAGHPFCLCRIDHP, from the coding sequence ATGTCCGCCGTCGCCCGTTTCCGTTCCACCGTGATCGACTGCCCCGACCCGCTCGCGCTCGCCGCGTTCTACGCCGGGATCCTGGGCGGCACCCCCCGCGCCGCCGACGACGAGTGGGTGGTCCTCGACATCCCGGCCGGGCCCCGGATCGCCTTCCAGCGGGTGGAGGGATACGTCCCGCCCGAGTGGCCGCGCGCGGACCGGCCGCAGCAGTTCCACCTCGACTTCGACGCCGGGTCGACCTGGGCGGAGATCGAGGCGGCGGAGAGTGCCGTACTGGCGCTCGGCGCGCGGGAGTTGGAGCGGCAGGACAAGGAGGACTTCCGGGTGTACGCCGATCCGGCAGGGCATCCCTTCTGCCTCTGCCGGATCGACCACCCGTAG
- a CDS encoding dipeptidase, whose translation MADLQDHPHATTEVGELDDLVHEPFPGGPFPPDTAEPYDPVSDPAAAPLERAHAILAAHPVADGYSGLPWALRHLPWFDLELGESSVDTDVPRLREGHVGALFWSLHLPEGLAGDRAVGATLEQLDLVNTVVRAHPEGLRLAYTAGETTDVRHCGRVAVLLGPAGATALGDSLGILRSLHALGLRVLTLSGVSWASEAGLTRFGEEVVREMNRLGVLADLSGASDGTVRRTLAVSKAPVLFTRSAARTLRPHPANLSDELLAAVGAAKGLCMVPLTAEQTGPSVRDVADHLDHVHRVAGRECVALSGTYDAGTAHPQDLADASCYPNLVAELLHRGWSEPDLALLSWGNVQRALRSADFTARAAQQRRDPSTAKIAELDG comes from the coding sequence ATGGCCGACCTCCAGGACCACCCGCACGCGACGACCGAGGTCGGCGAGCTCGACGACTTGGTCCACGAGCCCTTTCCCGGCGGGCCCTTCCCGCCGGACACCGCGGAACCGTACGACCCCGTCTCCGACCCGGCCGCCGCCCCGCTGGAGCGCGCGCACGCGATCCTCGCCGCGCACCCGGTCGCGGACGGCTACAGCGGGCTGCCGTGGGCGCTGCGGCACCTGCCGTGGTTCGACCTGGAGCTGGGGGAGAGTTCCGTGGACACCGATGTGCCGCGGCTGCGCGAGGGGCACGTCGGCGCGCTGTTCTGGTCGCTGCACCTGCCCGAGGGGCTGGCCGGGGACCGGGCGGTCGGCGCCACCCTGGAGCAGCTCGACCTCGTGAACACCGTGGTCCGCGCCCACCCCGAGGGCCTGCGGCTGGCGTACACCGCCGGCGAGACCACCGACGTGCGCCACTGCGGCCGTGTCGCCGTGCTGCTCGGCCCCGCCGGAGCCACCGCGCTCGGCGACTCGCTGGGCATCCTGCGCTCGCTGCACGCGCTGGGACTGCGGGTCCTCACGCTGTCCGGGGTGTCCTGGGCGAGCGAGGCCGGGCTGACCCGGTTCGGCGAGGAGGTCGTGCGCGAGATGAACCGGCTCGGCGTGCTCGCCGACCTCTCCGGCGCCTCCGACGGCACGGTCCGCCGCACGCTGGCGGTCTCCAAGGCGCCGGTGCTGTTCACCCGCTCCGCCGCCCGCACGCTGCGCCCGCACCCGGCGAACCTCTCCGACGAGCTCCTCGCCGCGGTCGGCGCCGCCAAGGGCCTGTGCATGGTGCCGCTCACGGCCGAGCAGACCGGCCCGTCCGTCCGGGACGTCGCCGACCACCTCGACCACGTCCACCGGGTCGCGGGCCGTGAGTGCGTCGCCCTGTCCGGCACCTACGACGCCGGCACCGCCCACCCGCAGGACCTCGCCGACGCCTCCTGCTACCCGAACCTCGTCGCCGAGCTCCTGCACCGCGGCTGGTCCGAGCCCGACCTCGCCCTGCTCAGTTGGGGCAACGTCCAACGCGCCCTGCGCAGCGCCGACTTCACGGCCCGCGCCGCGCAGCAGCGCCGCGACCCGTCGACGGCGAAGATCGCGGAACTGGACGGCTGA
- a CDS encoding dipeptidase, translating to MTSLEQARDLLREFPVVDGHNDLPWALRKQVGYDLDARDIAVHQNAHLHTDIPRLREGGVGAQYWSVYVRSDLPDPVPTTLEQIDCVRQLLARYPRDLAPALTAADMEAARAEGRIASLMGAEGGHSIANSLGTLRGLYALGVRYMTLTHNDNVAWADSATDEPAVGGLSAFGREVVREMNREGMLVDLSHVAATTMRAALDTSTAPVIFSHSSARAVCDHPRNIPDDVLERLPANGGVAMVTFVPKFVLQAAVDWTAAADDNMRAHGLHHLETTEEAMKVHRAFEELHPRPIATVSTVADHLDHMREVAGVDHLGIGGDYDGTAFTPDGLNDVSGYPNLIAELLDRGWSGADLAKVTWRNAVRVLGAAEDVARATRATRGPSNATIESLDG from the coding sequence ATGACGTCACTGGAGCAAGCGCGGGACCTGCTCCGCGAGTTCCCGGTCGTCGACGGGCACAACGACCTGCCCTGGGCCCTGCGCAAGCAGGTCGGCTACGACCTCGACGCCCGCGACATCGCCGTCCACCAGAACGCGCATCTGCACACCGACATCCCGCGCCTGCGCGAAGGCGGCGTCGGCGCGCAGTACTGGTCGGTGTACGTCCGCTCGGACCTGCCCGACCCGGTGCCGACGACGCTCGAACAGATCGACTGCGTACGGCAGTTGCTCGCCCGCTACCCCCGGGACCTGGCGCCCGCGCTGACCGCCGCGGACATGGAGGCGGCGCGCGCGGAAGGCCGTATCGCCTCGTTGATGGGGGCGGAGGGCGGGCACTCGATCGCCAACTCCCTCGGCACGCTACGGGGGTTGTACGCCCTCGGTGTCCGCTACATGACGCTCACCCACAACGACAACGTGGCGTGGGCGGACTCGGCGACGGACGAACCGGCGGTCGGCGGACTGTCGGCGTTCGGCCGTGAGGTCGTGCGGGAGATGAACCGCGAGGGCATGCTCGTCGACCTCTCGCACGTGGCCGCGACGACCATGCGCGCCGCGCTGGACACGTCGACGGCTCCGGTGATCTTCTCGCACTCGTCGGCACGGGCCGTCTGCGACCACCCGCGCAACATCCCCGACGACGTGCTGGAGCGGCTGCCCGCCAACGGCGGTGTGGCGATGGTGACGTTCGTGCCGAAGTTCGTGCTCCAGGCCGCCGTGGACTGGACGGCCGCCGCCGACGACAACATGCGCGCGCACGGCCTGCACCACCTGGAGACCACCGAAGAGGCGATGAAGGTGCACCGCGCCTTCGAGGAGCTCCACCCGCGCCCGATCGCGACCGTCTCCACCGTCGCCGACCACCTCGACCACATGCGCGAGGTCGCGGGCGTCGACCACCTCGGCATCGGCGGCGACTACGACGGCACGGCCTTCACCCCCGACGGCCTGAACGACGTCTCCGGCTACCCGAACCTCATCGCGGAACTGCTCGACCGCGGCTGGTCCGGGGCCGACCTGGCCAAGGTGACCTGGCGGAACGCGGTACGGGTGCTGGGCGCGGCGGAGGACGTGGCGCGCGCGACCCGGGCGACGCGGGGGCCGTCGAACGCGACGATCGAGTCCCTGGACGGCTGA
- the purE gene encoding 5-(carboxyamino)imidazole ribonucleotide mutase, producing MSPVAGPVVGIVMGSDSDWPVMEAAAKALDEFEIGYEVDVLSAHRMPREMITYGEQADGRGLKVIIAGAGGAAHLPGMLASVTPLPVIGVPVPLKYLDGMDSLLSIVQMPAGVPVAAVSVAGARNAGLLAARILATHDEELLVRMREFQQELNDQATEKGKRLRAKVESGAGGSGFGFGK from the coding sequence ATGAGCCCCGTCGCAGGACCCGTCGTAGGAATCGTCATGGGGTCGGACTCCGACTGGCCCGTCATGGAGGCCGCCGCGAAGGCGCTCGACGAGTTCGAGATCGGGTACGAGGTCGATGTCCTCTCCGCGCACCGGATGCCGCGCGAGATGATCACATACGGCGAGCAGGCCGACGGCCGCGGCCTCAAGGTGATCATCGCGGGTGCGGGCGGTGCCGCCCACCTGCCCGGGATGCTCGCCTCCGTGACCCCGCTGCCGGTGATCGGCGTCCCCGTGCCGCTGAAGTACCTGGACGGCATGGACTCGCTGCTCTCCATCGTGCAGATGCCGGCCGGTGTCCCCGTCGCCGCCGTCTCGGTCGCCGGCGCGCGCAACGCGGGACTGCTCGCGGCCCGCATCCTGGCCACCCACGACGAGGAACTCCTCGTCCGTATGCGGGAGTTCCAGCAGGAGCTGAACGACCAGGCCACCGAGAAGGGCAAGCGGCTGCGCGCCAAGGTCGAGAGCGGCGCCGGCGGCAGCGGCTTCGGCTTCGGGAAGTGA
- a CDS encoding 5-(carboxyamino)imidazole ribonucleotide synthase, producing the protein MTFPVVGMVGGGQLARMTHEAGVPLGIKFKLLSDTPQDSAAQVVGDVVIGDYRDLDTLRDFARGCDVITFDHEHVPTEHLRALEADGIPVRPGPDALVHAQDKGVMRAKLMEIGVPCPRHRIVSDPADVVAFAAEGDGFPVVLKTVRGGYDGKGVWVVESAEEAADPFRAGVPVLAEEKVDFVRELAANVVRSPHGQAVAYPVVESQQVGGVCDTVIAPAPDLDESLALRAEEMALRIAKELGVVGHLAVELFQTSDGRILVNELAMRPHNSGHWTQDGAITSQFANHLRAVLDLPLGDPRARAPWTVMCNVLGGDYPDMYSAYLHCMARDPQLKIHMYGKDVKPGRKVGHVNTYGDDLDDVLDRARHAAGYLRGTITE; encoded by the coding sequence GTGACGTTCCCGGTAGTCGGCATGGTCGGCGGGGGGCAGCTCGCTCGTATGACACACGAGGCGGGCGTCCCGCTCGGCATCAAATTCAAGCTTCTGAGTGACACCCCGCAGGATTCCGCGGCGCAGGTCGTCGGCGATGTCGTCATCGGCGACTACCGCGACCTCGACACGCTGCGCGACTTCGCGCGGGGCTGCGATGTGATCACCTTCGATCACGAACACGTACCCACCGAGCATCTGCGCGCCCTGGAGGCGGACGGCATCCCCGTACGCCCCGGCCCGGACGCGCTCGTGCACGCCCAGGACAAGGGCGTGATGCGCGCGAAGCTCATGGAGATCGGCGTGCCGTGCCCGAGGCACCGGATCGTGAGCGATCCGGCGGACGTGGTCGCGTTCGCGGCCGAGGGGGACGGTTTCCCCGTGGTCCTCAAGACCGTCCGCGGTGGCTACGACGGCAAGGGCGTATGGGTCGTCGAGTCGGCAGAGGAGGCCGCAGACCCCTTCCGGGCCGGCGTCCCGGTACTCGCCGAGGAGAAGGTCGACTTCGTACGGGAGCTGGCGGCGAACGTCGTACGCTCCCCGCACGGCCAGGCCGTCGCCTACCCGGTCGTCGAGTCCCAGCAGGTGGGCGGCGTCTGTGACACGGTCATCGCGCCCGCCCCCGACCTCGACGAGTCCCTCGCCCTGCGCGCCGAGGAGATGGCGCTGCGCATCGCCAAGGAGCTCGGGGTCGTCGGCCATCTCGCCGTCGAGCTGTTCCAGACCTCCGACGGCCGCATCCTCGTCAACGAACTGGCCATGCGCCCGCACAACTCCGGCCACTGGACCCAGGACGGCGCGATCACCAGCCAGTTCGCCAACCACCTGCGCGCGGTCCTCGACCTCCCGCTCGGCGATCCACGCGCACGTGCCCCCTGGACGGTCATGTGTAACGTGCTGGGCGGCGACTACCCGGACATGTACTCCGCGTATCTGCACTGCATGGCCCGGGACCCGCAGTTGAAGATCCATATGTACGGCAAGGACGTGAAACCCGGCCGCAAGGTGGGCCACGTCAACACCTACGGCGACGACCTGGACGACGTCCTGGACCGCGCCCGTCACGCAGCCGGCTATCTGAGAGGCACGATCACCGAATGA
- a CDS encoding GtrA family protein, which yields MERGSEGPFKRLAREIAKFGAVGVVGTVVNFAVSNLLWHLTSLQAVRANVIATIVAIGCNYVGFRYFTYRDRDKSARTKELSLFLAFSLVGLVIENGVLFAAIYGFGWDSSLQRNVFKVLGIGIATLFRFWSYRSWVFKALPAEDEDLPEAGAAPIAGPFPEPTPEPQPRPKQHVS from the coding sequence ATGGAACGTGGTTCCGAAGGGCCTTTCAAACGGCTCGCGCGCGAGATCGCCAAGTTCGGCGCGGTGGGCGTGGTGGGCACCGTGGTGAACTTCGCGGTCTCCAACCTGCTGTGGCATCTGACCAGCCTGCAGGCCGTGCGCGCCAATGTGATCGCGACGATCGTCGCCATCGGGTGCAACTACGTCGGCTTCCGCTACTTCACCTACCGTGACCGCGACAAGAGCGCCCGCACCAAGGAACTCAGCCTGTTCCTGGCGTTCAGCCTGGTCGGCCTGGTGATCGAGAACGGCGTCCTGTTCGCGGCGATCTACGGCTTCGGCTGGGACAGCTCGCTGCAGCGCAACGTCTTCAAGGTGCTCGGCATCGGCATCGCGACGCTGTTCCGCTTCTGGTCGTACCGGAGCTGGGTCTTCAAGGCGCTGCCTGCCGAGGACGAGGATCTCCCGGAGGCCGGGGCTGCCCCGATCGCGGGCCCCTTCCCTGAGCCCACGCCGGAGCCGCAGCCCCGCCCCAAGCAGCACGTGAGCTGA
- a CDS encoding ATP-binding protein → MRRRLIQSTLAVVLVVIAVFGVSLVIVETRTISNSAQERVDSEALRLASIVDSRILGAEIVDSEVLRTQVTEDRYAVIRIPGDPVIAVGTKPAGDVIRSTAKGEEGETVTVMEPRSTVTREVGRTLLIIGAVALLAVVAAVLLAVRQANRLASPLTDLAETAERLGSGDPRPRHKRYSVPELDRVADVLDSSAERIARMLTAERRLAADASHQLRTPLTALSMRLEEITLTDDPDTVKEEATIALTQVERLTDVVERLLTNARDPRTGSAVAFDLDEVIQQQLAEWRPAYRSSGRAIVSSGKRHLQAVGTPGAVAQVLAALIENSLMHGGGTVALRTRVTGNQAVVEVTDEGPGVPTDLGARIFERTISGRNSTGIGLAVARDLAEADGGRLEMLQLQPPVFGLFLSRTPPAKRALVDDEEPTVR, encoded by the coding sequence GTGCGTCGTCGTCTTATTCAGTCCACGCTTGCCGTGGTGCTCGTCGTCATCGCCGTGTTCGGTGTGTCCCTCGTCATCGTCGAGACGCGCACGATCAGCAACAGCGCCCAGGAACGCGTGGATTCCGAGGCGCTCCGGCTGGCCAGCATCGTGGACAGCCGGATTCTCGGGGCGGAGATCGTCGACTCCGAGGTGCTGCGCACGCAGGTCACGGAGGACCGGTACGCCGTGATCCGGATCCCGGGCGACCCGGTGATCGCGGTCGGCACCAAGCCGGCGGGTGACGTCATCCGCTCCACCGCCAAGGGCGAGGAGGGCGAGACGGTCACCGTGATGGAGCCGCGCTCGACCGTCACCCGTGAGGTCGGGCGGACGCTGCTCATCATCGGTGCCGTCGCGCTGCTCGCCGTGGTCGCCGCCGTCCTGCTCGCCGTACGGCAGGCCAACCGGCTCGCCTCGCCGCTCACCGACCTCGCGGAAACCGCCGAGCGGCTCGGTTCCGGTGACCCGCGCCCCCGGCACAAGCGGTACAGCGTCCCGGAGCTGGACCGGGTCGCCGATGTCCTCGACTCCTCCGCCGAGCGCATCGCCCGCATGCTCACCGCCGAACGCAGGCTCGCCGCCGACGCATCGCATCAGTTGCGTACGCCGCTGACCGCGCTGTCCATGCGGCTGGAGGAGATCACCCTCACCGACGACCCGGACACGGTGAAGGAGGAGGCGACGATCGCGCTGACGCAGGTCGAGCGGCTCACGGACGTCGTGGAGCGGCTGCTGACGAACGCGCGTGACCCCCGTACCGGCTCCGCCGTCGCCTTCGACCTCGACGAGGTCATCCAGCAGCAGCTCGCCGAGTGGCGCCCCGCCTACCGCAGCTCAGGCCGCGCGATCGTCAGCTCGGGCAAGCGGCATCTCCAGGCCGTCGGTACGCCGGGGGCGGTGGCGCAGGTGCTGGCCGCGTTGATCGAGAACTCGCTCATGCACGGCGGCGGCACGGTCGCCCTGCGCACCCGCGTCACCGGCAACCAGGCCGTCGTAGAAGTCACGGACGAGGGTCCGGGGGTGCCGACCGACCTCGGCGCCCGGATCTTCGAGCGCACGATCAGCGGTCGTAACTCCACGGGGATCGGTCTCGCGGTCGCCCGTGACCTCGCGGAGGCGGACGGCGGCCGGCTGGAGATGCTGCAACTGCAGCCGCCGGTGTTCGGGCTGTTCCTGTCGCGGACGCCGCCTGCGAAGCGGGCGCTGGTGGACGACGAGGAGCCCACGGTCCGCTGA
- a CDS encoding response regulator transcription factor, which translates to MTRVLLAEDDASISEPLARALRREGYEVEVREDGPTALDAGIQGGIDLCVLDLGLPGMDGLEVARRLRAEGHTVPILILTARADEVDTVVGLDAGADDYVTKPFRLAELLARVRALLRRGAAEPAQPPATHGVRIDVESHRAWMGDEELQLTAKEFDLLRVLVRDAGRVVTRDQLMREVWDTTWWSSTKTLDMHISWLRKKLGDDAANPRYIATVRGVGFRFEKS; encoded by the coding sequence ATGACCCGTGTACTGCTCGCCGAGGACGACGCGTCCATCTCGGAGCCGCTGGCCCGCGCTTTGCGACGGGAAGGTTACGAGGTCGAGGTGCGCGAGGACGGACCTACCGCCCTCGATGCCGGCATCCAGGGCGGCATCGACCTGTGTGTCCTGGACCTGGGCCTGCCCGGCATGGACGGCCTGGAAGTGGCCCGCCGACTGCGCGCCGAGGGCCACACCGTCCCGATCCTCATCCTGACCGCGCGCGCCGACGAGGTGGACACCGTCGTCGGCCTCGACGCGGGCGCCGACGACTACGTCACCAAACCCTTCCGGCTCGCCGAACTGCTCGCCCGTGTCCGGGCCCTGCTCCGGCGCGGCGCCGCGGAGCCGGCGCAGCCGCCGGCCACGCACGGGGTGCGGATCGACGTCGAGTCACACCGTGCGTGGATGGGTGACGAGGAACTCCAGCTCACCGCCAAGGAGTTCGACCTGCTGCGCGTTCTCGTGCGGGACGCCGGGCGGGTCGTCACGCGCGACCAGTTGATGCGCGAGGTCTGGGACACGACGTGGTGGTCGTCGACCAAGACGCTCGACATGCACATCTCCTGGCTGCGGAAGAAGCTCGGTGACGATGCGGCGAACCCTCGGTACATCGCCACGGTGCGGGGTGTCGGGTTCCGGTTCGAAAAGAGCTAG
- a CDS encoding oligopeptide:H+ symporter → MASSLTKDSVTPGTPGSEKTFFGHPRGLATLFMTEMWERFSYYGMKALLPLYLVAPGGLHMSAATATAIYSVYLSLVYLLALPGGWFADRVLGPRKTVAVAGVIIMLGHLTLALPSSGTFFAGLGLVAVGSGLLKANISTMVGHLYEGPDDPRRDGGFTLFYIGINIGAFAAPLMIGTVGENYNWHLGFALAAVGMAIGLAQYLIGTRHLSSRSDIIPTPLSAEEKAATLRKSGLWAAVAVVFYAIVGFSGHYTLNWLLVPITIAGLLIPVLVIARIKRDKDLDRAEQSKMSAYIWFFVAAAVFWMIYDQGGSTVSLFADSSAKNTVFGWNFPISWYQSVNPVLIMALAPVFAWAWLALARRGKEPSTATKFAMGLVLIGASFFLFLAPLAIADGGHKAAAMWLVAIYFVQTVGELTLSPVGLSVTTKMAPAKYASQMMGVWFLAVTAGDATTGLLSIAGVDLNKTGIVALQAALAVLAGAAVWMYRKKVKELMGDVH, encoded by the coding sequence ATGGCGTCCAGCCTGACGAAGGACTCGGTGACTCCGGGCACCCCCGGTTCCGAGAAGACCTTCTTCGGCCACCCCCGCGGACTGGCCACTCTCTTCATGACCGAGATGTGGGAGCGATTCTCCTACTACGGCATGAAGGCTCTGCTCCCGCTGTACCTGGTGGCACCGGGCGGCCTGCACATGAGTGCGGCCACCGCGACCGCGATCTACTCGGTGTACCTGTCGCTCGTGTACCTGCTCGCCCTGCCCGGCGGCTGGTTCGCGGACCGTGTCCTCGGCCCCCGCAAGACGGTCGCCGTCGCGGGCGTGATCATCATGCTCGGCCACCTGACGCTCGCCCTCCCCTCCTCGGGCACGTTCTTCGCGGGCCTCGGCCTGGTGGCGGTGGGCTCGGGTCTCCTCAAGGCCAACATCTCCACGATGGTCGGCCACCTCTACGAGGGCCCGGACGACCCGCGCCGTGACGGCGGCTTCACGCTCTTCTACATCGGCATCAACATCGGAGCCTTCGCCGCACCGCTGATGATCGGCACCGTCGGCGAGAACTACAACTGGCACCTCGGCTTCGCGCTCGCCGCGGTCGGCATGGCCATCGGCCTCGCCCAGTACCTGATCGGCACGCGCCACCTCAGCTCCCGCTCGGACATCATCCCCACGCCGCTGTCCGCCGAGGAGAAGGCGGCCACGCTGCGCAAGTCGGGCCTGTGGGCGGCCGTCGCCGTCGTCTTCTACGCGATCGTCGGCTTCTCCGGCCACTACACGCTGAACTGGCTGCTGGTCCCGATCACCATCGCCGGCCTGCTCATCCCCGTCCTGGTCATCGCCCGCATCAAGCGCGACAAGGACCTCGACCGGGCCGAGCAGTCGAAGATGTCCGCGTACATCTGGTTCTTCGTCGCGGCGGCCGTCTTCTGGATGATCTACGACCAGGGCGGCTCGACGGTGTCCCTGTTCGCCGACTCCTCCGCGAAGAACACCGTCTTCGGCTGGAACTTCCCGATCTCCTGGTACCAGTCGGTCAACCCGGTCCTCATCATGGCCCTGGCCCCGGTCTTCGCCTGGGCCTGGCTGGCGCTGGCCCGCCGCGGCAAGGAGCCGAGCACGGCGACGAAGTTCGCGATGGGCCTGGTCCTGATCGGCGCGTCCTTCTTCCTCTTCCTGGCCCCGCTCGCGATCGCCGACGGCGGTCACAAGGCGGCGGCGATGTGGCTGGTGGCGATCTACTTCGTCCAGACGGTCGGCGAGTTGACCCTCTCCCCCGTCGGCCTGTCCGTCACCACGAAGATGGCTCCCGCGAAGTACGCCTCCCAGATGATGGGCGTCTGGTTCCTCGCGGTCACGGCGGGCGACGCCACGACGGGCCTCCTGTCCATCGCCGGCGTCGACCTCAACAAGACGGGCATCGTCGCCCTACAGGCCGCCCTCGCGGTCCTCGCGGGCGCGGCGGTATGGATGTACCGCAAGAAGGTCAAGGAACTGATGGGCGACGTGCACTGA
- a CDS encoding LPXTG cell wall anchor domain-containing protein → MSYQKRTAALASVAALAGSAVFMAAPAARADVVDVNYKCQTPIGVKTAVSPIDIKGVKSGSGYQLTMSWQKGVSSSPVELGKGAMSPSATIKLGGADSGTVSVSGPANAAAIPANTPIKINDLTGTYTPKASGKVTFTAAVLTIKALGTTTTCTPTNSPGPSLTLDVTAAGGSSGSTGSSGSTSSSGSTGSDTGTDSGGTLPKTGPDDSVVALGTLGGTVLLAGAAGTLWLTRRNQTARARR, encoded by the coding sequence GTGTCGTACCAGAAACGAACCGCAGCGCTCGCGTCCGTCGCGGCCCTGGCCGGCTCGGCGGTATTCATGGCCGCCCCCGCAGCCCGGGCCGACGTGGTCGACGTCAACTACAAGTGCCAGACGCCCATCGGCGTCAAGACCGCCGTCTCGCCGATCGACATCAAGGGCGTCAAGAGCGGCAGCGGCTACCAGCTCACCATGTCCTGGCAGAAGGGCGTCTCCTCCAGCCCCGTCGAACTCGGCAAGGGCGCGATGAGCCCGAGCGCCACCATCAAACTGGGCGGCGCGGACAGCGGCACGGTCTCGGTCTCGGGCCCCGCCAACGCGGCCGCGATCCCCGCCAACACCCCCATCAAGATCAACGACTTGACGGGCACGTACACCCCGAAGGCGAGCGGCAAAGTCACCTTCACGGCGGCCGTCCTCACCATCAAGGCCCTCGGTACGACGACGACGTGCACCCCCACCAACAGCCCCGGCCCGTCCCTCACGCTGGACGTCACGGCGGCAGGCGGGTCATCCGGTTCCACGGGCTCCTCGGGCTCCACGAGTTCCTCGGGCTCCACGGGCTCCGACACCGGTACGGACTCCGGCGGCACCCTCCCGAAGACCGGCCCCGACGACTCGGTCGTCGCCCTCGGCACGCTCGGCGGCACGGTGCTGCTCGCGGGCGCGGCGGGCACCCTGTGGCTGACCCGGCGCAACCAGACGGCCCGCGCCCGCCGCTGA
- a CDS encoding ATP-binding protein: MSTTRPYPPGDRPEPGGDSAPPAGGDAEPATGRDTRRLSFAGESGVVPLARDFARQALYAWGWLPAEGADRRAAAEDVLLVVSELVTNACLHAEGPDEMWITCDKKVIRVEVSDRGAGQPAPRTPHRAGRPGGHGMFIVQRLCLDWGVVRTPGVTGKTVWAELGAPA; this comes from the coding sequence ATGAGCACCACCCGGCCCTACCCGCCGGGCGACCGCCCGGAGCCCGGTGGCGATTCCGCGCCGCCCGCCGGGGGAGACGCCGAGCCCGCCACGGGCCGCGACACCCGCAGGCTCAGTTTCGCGGGTGAGAGCGGGGTCGTACCGCTGGCCCGCGACTTCGCCCGCCAGGCCCTGTACGCCTGGGGCTGGCTGCCCGCCGAGGGTGCCGACCGACGCGCCGCCGCCGAGGACGTGCTCCTCGTCGTCTCCGAACTGGTCACCAACGCCTGCCTGCACGCCGAGGGCCCGGACGAGATGTGGATCACCTGCGACAAGAAGGTGATCCGGGTCGAGGTCTCCGACCGCGGCGCGGGCCAGCCCGCCCCCAGAACCCCGCACCGCGCGGGCCGCCCCGGCGGCCACGGCATGTTCATCGTGCAGCGACTGTGCCTGGACTGGGGTGTCGTCCGCACCCCCGGAGTCACGGGCAAGACGGTATGGGCGGAGCTGGGCGCGCCGGCCTAG
- a CDS encoding STAS domain-containing protein: protein MDRGTVGSAQSGRLLVEVRKEGLSAVVTPAGELDHHTADLLREPLEDLLAHGYARLVVDCSRLEFCDSTGLNVLLGARLKAEAADGGVHLAGMKPAVARVFEITGADAVFTVHDTLEAALADE from the coding sequence ATGGACCGCGGGACGGTCGGCAGCGCACAGTCTGGCCGGCTTCTGGTCGAGGTGCGGAAAGAGGGCCTCAGCGCCGTCGTGACACCGGCGGGTGAGTTGGATCACCACACCGCCGATCTGTTGCGGGAGCCGCTGGAGGACCTGCTCGCCCATGGGTACGCACGGCTCGTCGTGGACTGCTCACGGCTGGAGTTCTGCGACTCCACGGGCCTGAACGTACTGCTCGGCGCGCGCCTGAAGGCGGAAGCCGCGGACGGCGGGGTGCACCTCGCGGGGATGAAGCCCGCGGTGGCACGCGTGTTCGAGATCACCGGGGCGGATGCGGTCTTCACCGTCCACGACACCCTTGAGGCCGCTCTCGCCGACGAATAA